A stretch of Cyanobacterium sp. HL-69 DNA encodes these proteins:
- the parA gene encoding chromosome partitioning protein has translation MFIAIISLKGGVGKTTTAIHLSTYLQEHDRTLLIDADRNRSALVWARDEKLPFTVASQAGSAPLVGKFKHVITDMKARPEVDDLKELAQGSDLIILPTTPNHLDLDATVKAVDILKDLGTNYKILLTKVDSRTVNGRNAKKFLEEHQLPSFKTEIPLLVAFEKASQQGLTVRDYGDFRAKQAWKNYAAVGKEVLGK, from the coding sequence ATGTTTATAGCAATTATTTCTTTGAAGGGTGGAGTGGGTAAGACGACTACCGCCATACATTTATCAACTTATTTACAGGAACACGATCGCACTTTACTCATTGACGCTGATCGCAACCGTTCGGCGCTAGTATGGGCAAGGGATGAGAAATTACCTTTTACAGTAGCTTCTCAGGCTGGTTCTGCCCCTTTGGTGGGTAAGTTTAAGCACGTTATCACAGACATGAAAGCCCGTCCTGAAGTTGACGATTTGAAGGAATTAGCTCAGGGTAGCGATTTGATAATTTTGCCCACTACGCCCAATCACCTTGATTTGGATGCCACGGTTAAGGCGGTGGATATATTGAAGGATTTAGGAACAAATTATAAAATTCTTTTAACTAAGGTTGATTCTCGTACGGTTAATGGCAGAAATGCTAAGAAGTTTTTGGAAGAGCATCAGTTACCTAGTTTCAAGACGGAAATTCCTCTCCTTGTAGCGTTTGAAAAGGCTTCTCAACAGGGTTTAACGGTGAGGGATTATGGCGATTTTCGTGCTAAACAGGCATGGAAAAATTATGCGGCAGTGGGCAAGGAAGTTTTAGGAAAGTAA